A DNA window from Castanea sativa cultivar Marrone di Chiusa Pesio chromosome 7, ASM4071231v1 contains the following coding sequences:
- the LOC142643228 gene encoding uncharacterized protein LOC142643228 yields MDQLLESKGKSGDSVAANLGEKEQILKGKEVGDQQKEQQAEADSKSYGTITSSTSSILLNSINPTPKCDFAAHLHCAMSEGNMEDINLLEFKEEESAESKAMLENEDSKLHQSVDSEICKVIKTAVGEDGIEIATEIEHFSHEHHLKLTDEVPNNKICNGCVRAILTPSFYSCVNCSFFLHISCTKLPKIKQHPLHRHPLTLAYKKEFRQCYACWQSFNGLYYKCDKCSSYVADFHCSLISNTFTHACHKHLLYLSITNYEQKCSICGSENDLVLRCTTCEFVLDFTCATVPQTAWYNQHEHPFTLRYTPEDDSGEYYCDICEEERDPKQWFYYCEDCSYPAHSKCILEEDPNVK; encoded by the exons ATGGATCAACTGCTTGAGTCAAAAGGCAAAAGTGGTGACTCAGTGGCAGCAAATTTAGGTGAAAAGGAGCAGATCTTGAAAGGGAAAGAGGTTGGAGACCAACAAAAAGAACAACAAGCTGAG GCAGACTCAAAGTCATACGGCACAATCACCTCCTCAACTTCATCCATTCTCTTGAACTCCATCAATCCAACTCCCAA ATGCGATTTCGCTGCCCATCTCCATTGTGCTATGAGCGAGGGAAACATGGAGGATATAAATTTGCTGGAATTTAAAGAGGAGGAGTCCGCCGAGTCAAAAGCTATGCTGGAAAATGAAGATTCAAAGCTCCATCAATCTGTTGACTCAGAAATTTGCAAAGTCATAAAAACTGCTGTGGGGGAGGACGGAATTGAAATTGCCACAGAAATCGAACACTTCagccatgagcatcacttaaagcttACTGATGAGGTtccaaataacaaaatttgCAACGGGTGCGTACGAGCTATTCTCACTCCATCTTTTTATAGTTGTGTCAATTGTAGCTTCTTTCTTCATATATCTTGTACTaaattacccaaaataaaacaaCACCCACTTCATCGACACCCACTCACCCTCgcttataaaaaagaatttcGTCAATGTTATGCCTGTTGGCAGTCGTTCAATGGCTTATACTATAAGTGTGATAAATGCTCCTCCTATGTGGCCGATTTTCATTGTAGTTTGATCTCAAATACCTTTACTCATGCTTGTCATAAGCATCTTCTTTACCTCTCAATCACAAACTATGAACAGAAGTGTAGTATTTGTGGTTCTGAAAATGACCTAGTGTTACGTTGTACCACTTGTGAATTTGTTCTAGACTTCACATGTGCTACAGTACCACAAACCGCATGGTACAACCAACATGAGCATCCCTTCACTCTACGTTATACTCCTGAAGATGACTCCGGTGAATATTACTGTGACATATGTGAAGAAGAACGAGATCCCAAGCAATGGTTCTACTATTGTGAAGATTGTAGTTATCCTGCTCATTCCAAATGTATTCTTGAGGAAGACCCAAATGTCAAATGA